From Sphingomonas hengshuiensis, one genomic window encodes:
- a CDS encoding FecR family protein: MAAITEPDPIKWEAAQWVERHMDNAPFDEAGFRSWLSGNPRCQPIFETMWQRVMGPDMDYALCDYGRRKSMARKRLASAAVVALLSLVSYQSLPSIELQLATPQTFEVADGAVRSITLPDGSRLTLGGGAKVNVRFTRSDRVVDFSQGAVFADVAHDSDRPFRIRTNGADIVDIGTSFEVLSKPSEVRVTVTEGEVELKHQGWFGTPVNLKASQAATLSGSSVSRMKNVNLSDVARWRDDWVEYRGTPLRQVIDDLQSLSPLPIEIEGDRLANQPVSGRIKLSRPSEQLDNLAVIQSFRIDRTSHALILREE; the protein is encoded by the coding sequence GTGGCGGCTATCACGGAGCCTGATCCCATCAAATGGGAAGCTGCGCAGTGGGTCGAGCGTCACATGGACAATGCCCCGTTCGACGAGGCAGGCTTCCGCAGCTGGCTGTCCGGCAATCCGCGTTGCCAGCCCATTTTCGAAACGATGTGGCAGCGCGTGATGGGACCAGACATGGACTACGCACTGTGCGATTATGGCCGCCGCAAAAGCATGGCCCGCAAAAGACTGGCGAGCGCCGCAGTCGTCGCGCTGCTTTCGCTCGTCAGTTATCAGTCACTGCCGTCGATTGAGCTGCAACTCGCCACGCCACAGACATTCGAGGTTGCGGACGGCGCCGTTCGTTCGATCACGCTGCCAGATGGCAGCCGGTTAACCCTAGGGGGCGGGGCCAAGGTCAATGTTCGCTTTACGCGCAGCGATAGGGTCGTCGATTTTTCACAAGGTGCCGTCTTCGCCGATGTTGCGCATGATTCTGATCGTCCCTTCCGCATTCGGACCAATGGCGCTGACATCGTCGATATCGGAACCAGCTTCGAGGTGCTCAGCAAGCCATCGGAAGTGCGTGTCACGGTCACGGAGGGCGAGGTCGAACTTAAGCATCAGGGATGGTTCGGTACACCGGTCAACCTGAAGGCAAGCCAAGCAGCCACACTAAGCGGCTCGAGCGTCAGCCGGATGAAAAATGTCAATCTGAGCGATGTGGCGCGTTGGCGTGATGACTGGGTCGAATACAGAGGCACTCCGTTGCGACAGGTGATTGATGATCTCCAGAGTTTGTCGCCGCTGCCAATCGAGATTGAGGGCGACAGGCTAGCAAATCAGCCAGTGAGTGGCCGTATCAAGCTCTCCAGGCCATCGGAACAGTTAGACAACCTGGCTGTGATCCAGTCCTTCCGAATCGACAGGACAAGCCATGCCCTGATCCTGAGGGAAGAATAG
- a CDS encoding helix-turn-helix domain-containing protein: MAISDLAVRAGTSTSTIIRMEKGEAGVGIGTLADILVVFGLNERLADLIDVRHDDLGLALSNERLPQRGRSFSARLRRHRSDQNPASPEGDTNADGLAF, from the coding sequence ATGGCGATCAGCGACCTTGCAGTGCGCGCAGGCACCTCGACCAGCACCATAATCCGGATGGAAAAGGGTGAGGCGGGAGTCGGGATCGGCACGCTCGCCGACATTCTGGTCGTGTTCGGGCTCAATGAACGTCTCGCCGATCTGATCGATGTCCGGCACGACGATCTTGGCCTGGCCCTCAGCAATGAACGGCTGCCGCAACGCGGTCGCAGCTTCTCTGCAAGGCTTCGTCGGCATCGAAGTGATCAGAATCCGGCTTCGCCGGAGGGCGATACCAACGCTGACGGCCTCGCCTTCTGA
- a CDS encoding TonB-dependent siderophore receptor, whose translation MRFPFLPLTLLVAPAAQAQSASPPPAQGRDVVRESDDAFGRRIGVEDVGLYSESEVRGFDLQSAGNYRIEDHYFVRAAGLLQPVTEGTAIRVGVSALRTDFAAPSGVVQYSLPDAAPGTRATIEAGWWGGSGPVVLPRLAAATAGGEFGMSAGVQLSLAQRYADGTRGDFVAFGFVPRWRPAPGIRLTGIWSRNLFTRGASTSYSVTGAPPARIRRGTDRTQAWMDVRNTSDLAGVMADIEAGAGWTFGASAFRSSLSYQRNVFSLIRLPQNGAPAEASGLLYGAETRSSISAEVTAAKRFSTGALQHRLLAMIRRRDSMASSDSGAAFQLGQYPDLDNPPERDRPAVALDPRRLRDDVDQWTAGFGYRLSIGDKAEIRADVQRVDYVKQARALDGSVTENASRPWLYGGALSVAITPALTAYASFTRGLEESGVAPANAINRGDILPAAISRQSELGLKFPIRGGPTLIAGLFDLSKPQLGIDARGAFGFVGTVRHRGTELSVAGPLTPRLSVVVGATYLDAHAQGELVDLGLYGVRPMNRPSTVALASATWRAPWIEGLAIDGGVTFRSERYGDRANSFTLPSYAIINLGLRQAITLDGKPFTLRARVTNITDRFAWNVGNSGLLNPIAPRAVTLTLSAAL comes from the coding sequence ATGCGCTTCCCCTTTTTGCCCCTGACGTTGCTCGTTGCGCCCGCCGCGCAGGCCCAAAGCGCGTCGCCTCCGCCGGCCCAGGGACGCGACGTGGTGCGCGAATCGGATGACGCGTTCGGGCGGCGGATCGGGGTGGAGGATGTCGGCCTCTATAGCGAAAGCGAGGTGCGCGGCTTCGACCTGCAAAGTGCCGGCAACTACCGCATCGAGGACCATTATTTCGTCCGTGCCGCCGGCCTGCTCCAGCCAGTCACCGAAGGGACGGCGATCAGAGTTGGGGTCAGCGCCTTGCGAACCGATTTTGCAGCCCCCTCAGGGGTGGTGCAATATTCGCTGCCCGACGCGGCGCCAGGCACGCGTGCCACGATCGAAGCCGGATGGTGGGGCGGCTCGGGCCCGGTGGTACTCCCGCGTCTCGCCGCCGCGACGGCGGGAGGCGAGTTTGGGATGTCGGCCGGCGTCCAGCTCAGCCTCGCCCAGCGGTACGCCGATGGCACGCGTGGGGACTTCGTCGCCTTCGGGTTCGTTCCTCGTTGGCGGCCAGCGCCTGGCATCCGACTGACTGGCATCTGGAGCCGCAACCTTTTCACACGCGGCGCGAGTACCTCCTATTCGGTCACTGGCGCCCCGCCCGCCCGGATCCGCCGCGGCACCGATCGCACCCAGGCGTGGATGGATGTCAGGAACACCAGCGATCTTGCCGGGGTCATGGCCGATATCGAGGCGGGCGCCGGATGGACCTTCGGTGCCTCGGCCTTCCGATCGTCGCTTTCCTATCAGCGTAATGTCTTCAGCCTAATCCGCTTGCCGCAGAACGGCGCACCGGCCGAAGCGAGCGGACTGCTCTACGGCGCCGAGACACGCAGCTCGATCTCCGCAGAGGTCACTGCCGCCAAGCGCTTTTCCACCGGTGCGCTCCAGCACCGCCTGCTGGCCATGATCCGACGCCGCGACAGCATGGCCTCAAGCGACTCGGGCGCGGCATTCCAGCTCGGGCAATATCCTGACCTCGACAACCCACCGGAACGGGACCGTCCCGCGGTAGCGCTCGATCCGCGGCGGCTCCGGGACGATGTTGACCAATGGACGGCCGGCTTTGGCTACCGGCTATCGATCGGTGACAAGGCTGAGATCCGCGCCGACGTCCAGCGCGTCGATTATGTAAAACAGGCACGCGCGCTGGACGGATCGGTGACGGAAAATGCGAGCCGCCCGTGGCTCTATGGCGGTGCCCTCTCGGTCGCGATAACCCCGGCGCTGACCGCTTATGCAAGCTTCACGCGCGGGCTGGAGGAATCCGGCGTAGCGCCGGCGAACGCCATCAATCGCGGCGATATCCTTCCGGCCGCGATCTCGCGCCAGTCCGAGCTCGGGCTTAAATTTCCGATCCGTGGTGGGCCGACCTTGATTGCAGGGTTATTCGACCTCTCGAAGCCACAGTTGGGGATCGATGCACGCGGCGCGTTCGGCTTTGTGGGAACGGTGCGGCATCGGGGCACGGAACTGTCCGTCGCCGGTCCGCTCACGCCGCGCCTCAGCGTGGTCGTGGGAGCAACCTATCTTGATGCGCACGCGCAGGGCGAGCTGGTCGATCTAGGCCTGTACGGTGTCCGTCCTATGAACCGTCCATCCACCGTGGCGCTGGCTAGTGCGACCTGGCGAGCGCCATGGATTGAAGGGCTCGCGATCGACGGTGGCGTAACGTTCCGATCGGAGCGATACGGCGACAGGGCGAACAGCTTCACGCTCCCGTCCTACGCCATCATCAATCTGGGCCTTCGCCAGGCCATCACGCTCGACGGAAAGCCCTTCACGCTTCGTGCGCGCGTGACCAACATCACCGACCGCTTCGCGTGGAATGTGGGGAATTCCGGACTGCTAAACCCGATCGCACCGCGTGCGGTGACGCTGACGCTGAGCGCAGCGTTGTAA
- a CDS encoding HEPN domain-containing protein — protein sequence MRVDLDHLPDVQQAELARVRDTLMAEFARANSTSTQPWKKNGKILKIILFGSYSRDDWVDEPDNGYQSDFDLLVIVSHEDPTDIAAYWYIAEDKILHDPAVRRPVNIIVHTLNEVNQALHRGEYFWVDIVRDGVVLYELPQHALAAPKPLTAADALMMAQKYFDHWYPDIADLLSGAEHYLSIGNRNLAAFTLHQATERAYACFLLVRTLYFPRSHNIKFLRSLSEDKEPRLVDAWPRATRIDRRRFELLKRAYVEARYSPSYEIENEDLATLTASVSRLRDIVQVLSLEQLEILRSEANA from the coding sequence ATGCGCGTCGATCTCGATCACTTGCCCGATGTCCAGCAGGCCGAGCTGGCGCGCGTGCGCGACACGCTGATGGCGGAGTTCGCCCGGGCGAACTCGACCTCGACTCAGCCGTGGAAGAAGAACGGCAAGATCCTCAAGATCATCCTGTTCGGCAGCTATTCGCGCGACGATTGGGTCGATGAGCCGGACAACGGTTACCAGTCGGACTTCGACCTGCTGGTGATCGTCAGCCACGAGGACCCCACCGATATCGCCGCTTACTGGTATATCGCCGAGGACAAGATCCTCCACGATCCCGCGGTGCGCCGGCCGGTCAACATCATCGTCCACACCCTCAATGAGGTGAATCAGGCGCTGCACCGCGGCGAGTATTTCTGGGTCGATATCGTCCGCGACGGCGTGGTGCTGTACGAGTTGCCGCAGCATGCGCTGGCGGCGCCGAAGCCGCTGACGGCGGCGGATGCATTAATGATGGCGCAGAAATATTTCGACCATTGGTATCCTGACATCGCTGATCTCCTCTCAGGTGCGGAGCACTATCTGAGCATCGGAAACAGGAATCTCGCCGCCTTTACGCTGCACCAAGCGACAGAGCGTGCCTACGCGTGCTTTCTGTTGGTACGGACGCTCTACTTCCCACGGTCGCACAACATCAAATTCCTGCGGTCATTGTCAGAGGACAAGGAGCCGCGCTTGGTCGATGCATGGCCGCGTGCGACTCGTATTGATCGGCGCCGTTTCGAACTGTTGAAGCGAGCCTATGTCGAGGCGCGCTATTCGCCCAGCTATGAGATCGAGAACGAGGATCTCGCGACGCTAACGGCATCGGTGAGCCGGCTGCGTGATATCGTGCAAGTGTTGAGCCTCGAGCAGTTGGAAATCCTGCGTTCGGAAGCAAACGCCTGA
- a CDS encoding sigma factor-like helix-turn-helix DNA-binding protein, with product MNRELGRLRLAMDAMPDPEWRVFCRARYCDLDYFQIAAELDIAVSEVERLLASAMLHLMQFRE from the coding sequence ATGAACCGCGAGCTTGGAAGGTTGCGTCTTGCGATGGACGCCATGCCCGACCCTGAATGGCGGGTATTTTGTCGGGCACGCTACTGCGACCTCGACTATTTCCAGATCGCGGCCGAGCTCGACATCGCCGTGTCCGAAGTCGAGCGCCTTCTCGCCTCCGCGATGCTGCATCTCATGCAATTTCGGGAATGA
- a CDS encoding RNA polymerase sigma factor gives MAATMPLLREQRAELLHYVGRQVRDSALSEDIVQEAYLRLLSFEAKADNVVTNIPALLKRISINLVRDHFRREGRASTVELSEAMPCPNSAIDLQLERKELVDQVFAILKEMPKLRREVFIRRRVHGETAGEVGEALGLSPSAVSNHVARAVLDLDAAIEKIEKRGGYHGA, from the coding sequence ATGGCCGCCACAATGCCCCTTTTGCGCGAACAGCGCGCCGAACTGCTGCACTATGTCGGCCGGCAGGTTCGCGATTCAGCATTAAGCGAGGATATCGTCCAGGAAGCCTATCTGCGACTGCTGAGCTTCGAGGCGAAGGCGGACAATGTCGTCACGAACATTCCTGCCCTGTTAAAGCGCATTTCGATCAACCTTGTTCGCGATCATTTTCGACGGGAAGGCCGAGCGTCAACGGTTGAGCTGTCTGAAGCGATGCCCTGCCCGAACTCCGCAATCGACTTACAGTTGGAGCGCAAGGAACTCGTCGATCAGGTGTTCGCGATCCTCAAGGAGATGCCAAAACTGCGCCGCGAGGTCTTCATTCGCCGCCGGGTGCATGGAGAAACAGCCGGGGAGGTCGGCGAAGCACTTGGCCTGTCTCCCAGCGCCGTTAGCAACCATGTCGCACGAGCGGTGCTGGATCTCGATGCGGCGATCGAGAAGATCGAAAAGCGTGGCGGCTATCACGGAGCCTGA
- a CDS encoding IS110 family RNA-guided transposase, translating to MDYYAGLDVSLEKTHICVLDRDGTVIHEVTASSSAEAISAALAKAPACTRVVFETGRMAPMLYHGLAELGVPVVCVESRQAYQALKTLATHKTDRNDARGLAQLARTGFFKPVHVKSLPAHAVRALIIARKKLVGQRVTLENQIRGLAVVFGVRLPRGLSPAFVDQVIAMSEGIAGLSGAMRGLVAARHAVLGAIAAIDADMKKLVRASDACRRLMTIPGVGQLTALAFTAAIDDPGRFRRSRDLGAYLGLVPRRYQSGEIDYVGGISKVGDRRVRTLLYESANVMLTRYKGDLKLKDWALAIARRSTMRKARIALARRLAIIMHSMLRHGTDFRPA from the coding sequence ATGGATTACTATGCTGGCCTGGACGTGTCGCTGGAGAAGACGCACATCTGCGTCCTTGATCGTGACGGCACGGTGATACACGAGGTGACGGCGTCGTCATCAGCGGAGGCGATCTCGGCGGCCCTGGCCAAGGCCCCGGCGTGTACGCGTGTGGTGTTCGAGACGGGCCGCATGGCACCGATGCTCTACCATGGCTTGGCCGAACTGGGCGTGCCGGTTGTCTGCGTCGAGAGCCGGCAGGCATATCAGGCGCTGAAGACGCTGGCGACACACAAGACTGACCGCAATGATGCGCGTGGGCTGGCTCAGTTGGCGAGGACGGGCTTCTTTAAGCCCGTGCACGTGAAGTCGCTACCGGCACATGCGGTGCGCGCGCTGATCATCGCGCGCAAGAAGCTGGTCGGCCAGCGCGTCACGCTCGAGAACCAGATCCGTGGCCTCGCGGTCGTGTTCGGCGTCCGGTTGCCGCGTGGCCTCAGCCCCGCGTTCGTAGACCAGGTGATCGCCATGAGCGAAGGCATTGCGGGCCTGTCAGGCGCCATGCGAGGGCTCGTGGCGGCACGCCATGCCGTACTCGGCGCGATCGCGGCCATCGACGCCGACATGAAGAAGCTGGTTCGCGCGTCCGATGCGTGCCGCCGGCTGATGACCATCCCTGGCGTTGGGCAACTGACCGCGCTGGCGTTCACCGCCGCCATCGACGATCCGGGCCGCTTCCGCCGCTCGCGTGATCTCGGTGCCTATCTCGGACTGGTGCCGCGGCGCTACCAGTCGGGCGAGATCGACTATGTCGGCGGGATCTCCAAAGTTGGCGACCGACGCGTTCGAACCCTGCTCTATGAGTCGGCCAACGTCATGCTCACCCGCTACAAGGGCGATCTGAAGCTGAAGGACTGGGCGCTCGCCATCGCCAGGCGCTCGACCATGCGCAAGGCGCGGATCGCGCTCGCCCGACGCCTCGCCATCATCATGCACTCCATGCTCCGACACGGCACCGACTTCCGACCGGCCTAA
- a CDS encoding LytTR family DNA-binding domain-containing protein, with amino-acid sequence MKTNAHRLVWDQQIPLAAGLLLALFGFVLGYGVGGTALQLNPFAADHPAEAPIAKMLVWCLALVIGCGCRGPIADLLGRRGSPLLLLVLAFAPVMIADMLASRFAIGLSGYPTCAPGAIPLPGFDSFLPRGMLLGTAVLLSLLGWSQYLTKRAAAEAAELEPVVACPEPGESPVLAGEWLALPEAPHLRLRLADIVLIRSAGNYSEIVADGRAHLVRVALTDLAHRLAPVGFIRVHRQTVVNSRQVREIRKGAGGSRIVELLCGVSVTLGRSYARSVLSAP; translated from the coding sequence ATGAAAACGAACGCACATCGATTGGTCTGGGATCAGCAGATCCCGCTTGCGGCTGGGCTATTGCTCGCACTGTTCGGGTTCGTGCTTGGCTACGGGGTGGGCGGTACGGCGCTGCAGCTAAATCCTTTCGCGGCCGACCATCCGGCCGAGGCACCGATCGCCAAGATGCTCGTCTGGTGCCTGGCGCTGGTGATCGGTTGCGGGTGCCGCGGGCCCATCGCCGACCTGCTTGGGCGGCGAGGCTCGCCGTTGCTTCTGCTGGTCCTGGCATTCGCGCCGGTGATGATCGCGGATATGCTCGCCTCGCGCTTCGCGATCGGGCTTTCAGGGTACCCGACCTGCGCGCCCGGTGCGATACCGCTGCCCGGCTTTGACAGCTTTCTGCCACGCGGCATGCTGCTCGGCACTGCCGTGTTGCTCTCGCTTCTGGGCTGGAGCCAGTATCTTACGAAACGTGCCGCCGCCGAAGCCGCTGAACTGGAGCCGGTCGTCGCTTGCCCTGAGCCTGGGGAAAGCCCTGTACTGGCCGGCGAATGGCTCGCACTGCCCGAGGCCCCGCATTTGCGGCTACGTCTTGCCGACATCGTGCTGATCCGGTCTGCAGGCAATTACAGCGAGATCGTCGCGGACGGACGTGCGCATCTAGTGCGCGTCGCGCTGACGGACCTGGCGCACCGGCTCGCGCCGGTGGGCTTCATCCGCGTCCATCGTCAGACTGTGGTGAATAGCCGACAAGTGCGAGAGATCCGCAAGGGGGCGGGCGGGAGCCGCATCGTCGAGTTGCTGTGCGGCGTCTCGGTCACACTTGGGCGAAGCTATGCGCGCTCGGTTTTGTCTGCGCCGTAA
- a CDS encoding IS1182 family transposase, translated as MMGERTVSQESLFYSFNLERHVPADHLLRSIDRFVDLSDLREQLRPFYSETGRPSIDPELMLRMLIIGYCMGIRSERRLCEEVHVNLAYRWFCRLGLEGDVPNHSTFSKNRHGRFRDSDLLRRLFETTVARCIAEKLVGGEGFAVDASLIRADASRQHVVDHAGQLPPASASHAVREYLAVLDDAAFGGATPVPPKQLAVADPAARWTAASRDRAFFAYSTNYLIDLDHAVIVDVEATTAIRQAEVTAQRRMIERAHTRFGLWPERLAADTGYGDARNLSWLVEERGIEPHIPVFDKSARRDGSFERADFVFDHDDDSYVCPAGKRLRQRRKHYREALPFVDAEGMTRYRASKLDCDACALKPRCCPNAPARKILRSIHEGARDMARDIATTDAYVASRRQRKKVEMLFAHLKRILNLRRLRLRGPNGAKDEFLLAATAQNLRKLAKLIPMPAMAGAR; from the coding sequence ATGATGGGCGAGCGAACCGTGTCGCAGGAGTCGCTGTTCTACAGCTTCAACCTGGAACGGCACGTGCCGGCGGACCACCTGCTGCGCTCGATCGACCGCTTCGTCGACCTGTCGGACCTACGCGAACAGCTGCGCCCCTTCTACAGCGAGACGGGACGCCCCTCGATTGATCCCGAGTTGATGCTGCGGATGCTGATCATCGGCTATTGCATGGGCATCCGCTCCGAGCGCCGGCTGTGCGAGGAAGTGCATGTGAATCTGGCCTATCGCTGGTTCTGCCGGCTCGGGCTGGAAGGCGACGTGCCCAACCATTCGACCTTCTCGAAGAACCGGCACGGCAGGTTCCGCGACAGCGACCTGCTCCGCCGGCTGTTCGAAACGACGGTGGCGCGCTGCATTGCCGAGAAGCTGGTGGGCGGCGAAGGCTTCGCAGTCGATGCCAGCCTGATCCGGGCCGATGCCAGCCGGCAGCATGTCGTCGATCATGCCGGTCAGCTTCCGCCGGCTAGCGCCAGCCATGCGGTGCGGGAATATCTGGCCGTGCTCGACGATGCCGCGTTCGGAGGCGCGACGCCGGTGCCGCCCAAGCAGCTGGCGGTGGCCGATCCGGCGGCGCGGTGGACGGCGGCGTCGCGCGACCGCGCCTTCTTCGCCTATTCGACCAACTATCTGATCGACCTCGACCATGCCGTGATCGTCGATGTCGAGGCGACCACCGCCATCCGCCAGGCCGAGGTCACCGCCCAGCGCCGGATGATCGAGCGTGCGCACACCCGGTTCGGGCTGTGGCCCGAGCGGCTTGCGGCGGATACCGGATATGGCGATGCCAGGAACCTGTCCTGGCTGGTGGAGGAACGCGGCATCGAGCCGCACATCCCGGTGTTCGACAAGTCGGCCCGGCGCGACGGCAGCTTCGAGCGCGCCGACTTCGTCTTCGACCATGACGACGACAGCTATGTCTGCCCCGCTGGCAAGCGCCTGCGGCAGCGCCGGAAGCACTACCGGGAAGCGCTTCCCTTCGTCGATGCGGAGGGGATGACCCGGTACCGCGCCAGCAAGCTCGATTGCGACGCCTGCGCCCTCAAGCCGCGTTGCTGCCCCAACGCGCCCGCCCGCAAGATCCTGCGCTCGATCCACGAGGGCGCCCGCGACATGGCGCGCGATATCGCCACCACCGACGCCTATGTCGCATCCCGACGACAGCGAAAGAAAGTCGAGATGCTGTTCGCGCATCTCAAGCGCATCCTGAATCTGCGGCGCTTGCGGCTGCGAGGGCCCAACGGAGCGAAGGACGAATTCCTCCTCGCCGCCACCGCCCAGAACCTCCGCAAGCTCGCCAAGCTCATCCCGATGCCGGCCATGGCAGGAGCGCGGTGA
- a CDS encoding DUF2493 domain-containing protein, translated as MDDFHDRAGEGGSQFAHLLEELELFGRRPFDDDLDPRPLPEGRLIEAATADAFDAMGASLADTRLEPELEELLWGFTNVFHRATERADRQLDSNELAQKRLQREQDGSEVKSVELETLIAEGRTMIERRDAMEAYREAFAEQFRHYFRKPWLPKSGSMLNRTAMTAAVIESREFVNDRRWTDAKLLLPPGERIYVSGGTDYMEHRTIWQVLDKVHSRHPAMVLIHGGSSKGAEHIASLWAGERKIPQVPFKPDFVKHNRASAPFKRNDRVIACMPRGIIIFPGGGIQDNLFDKARSAGIAIIDRRQR; from the coding sequence ATGGACGATTTTCACGACAGGGCGGGCGAGGGCGGATCGCAATTCGCCCATTTGCTGGAGGAGCTGGAACTGTTTGGCCGACGGCCATTCGACGATGATCTCGATCCGAGGCCACTGCCCGAGGGGCGCCTGATCGAGGCAGCGACAGCCGACGCCTTCGACGCGATGGGCGCCAGCCTCGCCGATACCCGCCTCGAGCCCGAACTCGAGGAACTGCTCTGGGGGTTCACCAATGTCTTTCACCGCGCGACCGAGCGGGCCGACCGGCAGCTGGATTCCAACGAGCTGGCGCAGAAACGCCTCCAGCGCGAGCAGGACGGGTCCGAGGTCAAGTCGGTCGAGCTCGAAACACTGATCGCCGAGGGCCGGACCATGATCGAGCGCCGCGACGCGATGGAAGCGTATCGCGAAGCATTCGCCGAGCAGTTTCGCCACTATTTCCGCAAACCCTGGCTGCCCAAGAGCGGGTCGATGCTCAACCGCACCGCGATGACCGCGGCGGTGATCGAAAGCCGCGAATTCGTGAACGATCGGCGCTGGACCGATGCAAAGCTCCTCCTGCCACCCGGCGAACGCATTTATGTCAGCGGTGGCACCGATTACATGGAGCATCGCACGATCTGGCAGGTGCTCGACAAGGTCCATAGCCGCCACCCGGCGATGGTGCTGATCCACGGCGGGTCGAGCAAAGGCGCCGAGCACATCGCTTCGCTCTGGGCGGGCGAGCGCAAGATCCCGCAGGTGCCGTTCAAGCCCGACTTCGTGAAGCACAATCGGGCATCCGCTCCGTTCAAGCGCAACGACCGCGTGATTGCCTGCATGCCCCGCGGCATCATCATCTTCCCGGGCGGGGGCATTCAGGACAATCTGTTCGACAAGGCGCGCAGCGCCGGCATCGCGATCATCGACCGCAGGCAGCGATGA